The genome window CTCCGTGCCAGAAGAGCTGCGCGACGAACTTACGCCTGGAAAATGGTATTTCGCTTGGGCCAACATCGGCGCCAAGGATTCAGACGAAATATTTATTTGTGGCTGGGAATTCTAATGGATGGGCTGAATCCTCCATATGTTGTTGTTCTTGATGTTGGACATGGAAACAGCGCGGTTTTGGTTGATACGAACGGGGTAACGCTAATCGATTTGGGACCCGGCCCCGCCATAATCGAGGCTTTGACAAGTTTAAAAATAGTAGAAATCGGGGTTGTGTTTATTACCCACGCAGATAGCGATCATGCAGGCGGCCTTATACAACTTCTTGCGCAAAAGGAAATTAAAATTGGGAGACTGGTTCTGAATCCCGATGGGACAAAGGAGACGTTCCTTTGGGAAGGGGTAGCGCGCGCGATTCAAGAAGCGACGGATGAGGGAAGAGTTAAACTAAGGATAGATTTGTCAGAATATAAGAAAAATGAATACGATCAGGGTGAAGTAAACGTGGAAATTGTTGGTCCGACGAAGTATTTGGCTCTGCGGGGCGTTGGCGGCCACGACAAAAAAAATAGACGTATCAGCAGCAATTCGCTCAGTGGGGTCTTGAGGCTTTTTTACAAAGAGAAACCTGAGTTTCTATTTGCAGCAGATATTGACACAATTGGATTAGATGATCTAACAGAACGTGGGAAGAATATGCAGGCGTCTGTTGTTGTTATTCCACATCATGGCGGCGGGGATTCTGGTGGAGATGCGGCAAAGTTAACGAGGCGACTATGCCAGGAAGCACAATCGGAGACAGTAGTGATATCGCATGGGCGTAAGAAGTATAATAATCCGAAAGAGAATGTCATAAAAGCTGTCAAGGAAACATTACCCGGCGCTCGTATTGTCTGCACACAACTGTCAAAATCGTGTGCCCCTGAATTGACGAACGGCGAGAATGAACACTTATCGCACGTATTTGCAGCGGGTCGCGAAGGAGGAATGTGTTGTGGTGGCTCGGTTATCTTTCTCCTCGACCCAAAGGGGACCGTACCGAGTCCTGAAGAACACCTTGCGTTTGTTAAGTGTAGTGCGCCTTCAGCGCTTTGCATCGGTAACGACAACGACGAGTCGGTGTGACGCGTAAGCCGACAGGTGAAATAAAACAATAGTTGTGCGTGGAAAAGCGTCCATACGCCCGGCATTTCAGGACCGGGGAAACATTTGAGAGCTTTTTGTCGTGTGTTGTGTACAATCGGCTTTGAGGCGCCGAAATGTAGAAAATACGTGAATCGTTACTTGAGCGCATACATACACGGCTCGGCGCGGGGCGCAGTTGCGACGGG of Candidatus Lernaella stagnicola contains these proteins:
- a CDS encoding MBL fold metallo-hydrolase → MDGLNPPYVVVLDVGHGNSAVLVDTNGVTLIDLGPGPAIIEALTSLKIVEIGVVFITHADSDHAGGLIQLLAQKEIKIGRLVLNPDGTKETFLWEGVARAIQEATDEGRVKLRIDLSEYKKNEYDQGEVNVEIVGPTKYLALRGVGGHDKKNRRISSNSLSGVLRLFYKEKPEFLFAADIDTIGLDDLTERGKNMQASVVVIPHHGGGDSGGDAAKLTRRLCQEAQSETVVISHGRKKYNNPKENVIKAVKETLPGARIVCTQLSKSCAPELTNGENEHLSHVFAAGREGGMCCGGSVIFLLDPKGTVPSPEEHLAFVKCSAPSALCIGNDNDESV